A genome region from Pristis pectinata isolate sPriPec2 chromosome 4, sPriPec2.1.pri, whole genome shotgun sequence includes the following:
- the mpc2b gene encoding mitochondrial pyruvate carrier 2b, producing MSVAGLRASYHRVLDKIGLMLPAKMRPFYEHPAGPRTVFFWAPIMKWSLVIAGLADLARPADKLSPAQSGVLCATGLIWSRYSLVIIPKTWSLFAVNFFLGCAGGIQLIRIAKYNYDLRHKV from the exons ATGTCAGTGGCCGGTCTGAGAGCCAGTTATCACCGAGTGTTGGACAAGATTGGATTAATGCTCCCTGCCAAGATGAGGCCATTTTATGAGCATCCCGCAG GTCCTCGTACTGTTTTTTTCTGGGCACCAATTATGAAGTGG AGTTTAGTCATTGCAGGATTAGCTGATCTGGCCAGGCCTGCAGACAAACTCAGTCCAGCTCAATCAGGAGTGCTCTGTGCCACAG GCTTGATTTGGTCGAGATACTCTCTTGTGATTATTCCCAAGACCTGGAGTTTGTTTGCTGTAAACTTTTTTTTGGGCTGTGCTGGTGGTATACAGCTGATCCGTATCGCAAA GTACAATTATGATTTAAGACACAAGGTGTAA